A section of the Rhizomicrobium sp. genome encodes:
- a CDS encoding TonB-dependent receptor, with product MPNFCNAIRAVSVLSAVLLCATGSAFAQADGGAAPTKPASTSEASTGSQLETVVVTAEKTGEDLQRVPVNVSAASAATLEEKGVTNIGDIQAAIPSLNTVNTLGYLTFFLHGVGTIQNGIGFENPVALYVDGVYIGDQGVGLFQFNNIAQVEVDKGPQGTLFGRNATGGVIQITTLEPTEDFHIKASLGVSSYGGVNGSLYAAGGIAPDLVADISIAASRRDGWGKNLFNGQEVYAVPHDVAVRSKWVYTPGDWKFTLIADYANTLNSNNSASVVQGSRVGNGVGPIGSPIFYPNPWDTDANVQPRETVEGGGVSLKAERSFGTVQMSNLASWRTNTFRSIADYDATATAGTGLDIHSRAWQFSDDLQFASSGDGPFKWVAGLYYFRANGRFLPDGVSIGGVVTPTGQTIPFFTAAIFGQENTQAEAVFAQGSYEILPALTLTLGARYSLEQRDTSGFEDAVNCSLPPGFCPPPVLVPPVSASRDFNQPTFKGALAYQLTPDTLVYTSVNTGFKSGGYNATDPASAFWLYLPEKIIAYEAGVKSDLLDRKLRVNASGFYYDYKHIQSEISGTTSTDINNAGSAHIYGLDADITAFPAGDLQLDASLSLLHAEYYEFPTAALGQPGGGYPVLTGNGAGNTLPHSPSVTLTADAQYPFEFANGTLTLGGNVYYNSGYYLESDNIIHQNAYAMEGATIRWTNDGHFSLLVYANNISNEAVKSIGVTIPTGNQWNVLGAPQTFGATLTYAY from the coding sequence ATGCCGAATTTCTGCAATGCCATTCGTGCGGTCTCGGTGCTCAGCGCCGTACTGCTATGTGCGACCGGATCTGCGTTCGCGCAGGCGGACGGCGGCGCCGCGCCGACAAAACCGGCAAGCACGTCCGAAGCATCGACCGGGTCGCAGCTCGAGACAGTTGTGGTGACGGCGGAAAAAACCGGTGAAGACCTACAGCGGGTTCCGGTGAATGTCAGCGCGGCGAGCGCTGCCACACTGGAAGAGAAGGGCGTAACGAATATCGGTGATATCCAGGCTGCGATTCCCTCGTTGAACACCGTAAATACTTTGGGCTATCTGACGTTCTTCCTTCATGGCGTCGGGACGATCCAAAACGGCATAGGATTTGAAAACCCCGTCGCACTGTACGTCGATGGCGTGTATATCGGCGACCAAGGGGTAGGTCTGTTTCAGTTCAACAACATTGCGCAGGTGGAGGTCGACAAGGGCCCCCAGGGGACCTTGTTCGGTCGAAATGCGACGGGCGGCGTCATCCAAATAACCACGCTCGAACCCACCGAGGATTTTCATATCAAGGCAAGCCTTGGGGTCAGCAGCTACGGTGGAGTAAACGGCTCGCTCTATGCGGCTGGTGGCATTGCGCCGGACTTGGTCGCAGACATTTCCATTGCGGCTTCGCGTCGAGATGGTTGGGGAAAAAACCTTTTCAACGGTCAGGAGGTCTATGCCGTTCCGCATGATGTGGCTGTGCGGTCGAAGTGGGTTTACACGCCCGGCGACTGGAAGTTCACATTAATTGCCGACTACGCGAATACCCTGAATAGCAATAACTCGGCGAGTGTCGTTCAGGGATCTCGCGTCGGCAATGGCGTTGGACCAATTGGAAGTCCCATCTTTTACCCGAACCCATGGGATACGGACGCGAATGTCCAGCCTCGGGAGACGGTTGAAGGCGGTGGAGTGAGCCTGAAGGCGGAACGGAGTTTTGGCACTGTTCAGATGTCAAATCTTGCCTCTTGGCGGACGAATACGTTCCGTTCCATCGCCGATTATGATGCAACCGCTACGGCGGGAACCGGCCTCGATATCCATTCGCGTGCCTGGCAGTTCAGCGATGACTTGCAATTTGCTTCATCTGGCGATGGCCCGTTCAAGTGGGTTGCCGGCCTCTACTATTTCCGAGCGAATGGTCGCTTTCTCCCAGACGGGGTCTCAATTGGAGGCGTGGTGACTCCTACTGGTCAGACCATCCCCTTCTTCACCGCCGCGATCTTTGGGCAGGAGAATACCCAGGCCGAAGCGGTATTCGCTCAAGGTTCCTATGAAATCCTTCCCGCGCTGACGCTCACCTTGGGAGCTCGATACAGCCTCGAGCAGCGCGATACTTCGGGGTTCGAAGATGCAGTAAACTGCAGCTTGCCGCCCGGGTTCTGCCCGCCACCCGTACTTGTGCCGCCGGTGAGCGCTTCGCGAGACTTCAATCAGCCAACGTTCAAAGGTGCACTCGCCTATCAGCTGACACCTGACACGCTCGTCTACACCTCGGTAAACACCGGCTTTAAGAGCGGCGGCTACAATGCTACCGACCCGGCCAGCGCATTTTGGCTATACTTACCGGAAAAGATCATTGCGTATGAAGCCGGCGTAAAATCGGATCTCCTGGACCGGAAACTGCGCGTAAACGCCTCGGGGTTTTACTACGACTACAAGCACATCCAGAGCGAAATCTCGGGGACTACCTCTACAGACATCAACAATGCCGGATCGGCTCACATCTACGGTCTCGATGCCGACATAACCGCATTTCCAGCTGGTGATCTTCAGCTCGATGCTTCGCTCTCGCTTCTTCATGCGGAATATTACGAATTTCCCACAGCTGCCCTGGGCCAACCGGGAGGCGGATATCCCGTCCTCACCGGGAACGGGGCAGGGAATACGCTTCCGCACTCTCCGAGCGTGACTTTGACCGCCGATGCGCAATATCCATTTGAGTTTGCGAACGGAACACTCACGCTTGGCGGAAATGTCTATTACAACAGCGGATATTACCTCGAATCGGACAATATTATTCACCAGAACGCCTACGCTATGGAGGGCGCCACGATCCGCTGGACGAACGACGGCCATTTTTCGCTTCTGGTGTACGCGAATAACATCAGCAATGAGGCCGTCAAGAGTATTGGCGTCACGATACCAACTGGAAATCAGTGGAACGTTCTCGGAGCGCCACAGACTTTCGGGGCCACCCTCACTTACGCCTATTGA
- a CDS encoding LysR family transcriptional regulator: METPSFDQLLVFVTSVDEGSFSGAARRLNRAQSAITYAIQKLEDQVGAPLFDRTGYRPIPTRAGQALVPRARRILADVAQFGTQVKGMAGGLESEVRLGLSEMVPFADVAAALSSFRAKFPAVGLKIFRKSFGLPDALQRGVLDLAVLVEPILPDTLESNRIAMTELVAVAAPDHPLARCAGPITVDVLRHELQIVLTESGEATEGKDHGVAAFDAWRVTDLATKRSLICASIGWGSMPRPLVEADIASGRLVVLPVDRWDGLDHLPSFEVVVSRNRDHPQGPASAFLFQALVDGRAYPDTNQ; encoded by the coding sequence ATGGAGACACCGAGCTTCGACCAATTGCTGGTTTTCGTCACGTCCGTCGACGAGGGCAGCTTCTCTGGCGCCGCCCGTCGCTTAAACCGCGCACAATCGGCGATAACGTATGCAATTCAGAAGTTAGAAGATCAGGTGGGCGCCCCGCTATTCGATCGCACGGGATATCGGCCAATTCCCACGAGAGCGGGCCAAGCACTGGTGCCGCGCGCGCGCCGTATTCTTGCCGACGTCGCGCAGTTTGGAACCCAGGTCAAAGGCATGGCCGGCGGCCTCGAATCTGAAGTGCGTCTCGGATTGTCGGAAATGGTTCCCTTTGCCGACGTGGCAGCCGCGCTGTCTTCGTTTCGCGCCAAATTTCCAGCGGTCGGGCTCAAGATCTTTAGAAAGTCATTCGGGCTACCGGACGCATTGCAGCGCGGGGTCCTCGACTTGGCAGTCCTTGTCGAACCAATTTTACCCGACACCCTTGAAAGCAACCGAATTGCGATGACGGAGCTGGTAGCGGTCGCGGCACCGGACCATCCATTGGCCCGGTGTGCGGGGCCGATCACCGTCGATGTCTTGCGACACGAATTGCAAATCGTATTGACCGAAAGTGGCGAGGCGACAGAGGGCAAGGATCACGGGGTTGCTGCGTTTGACGCTTGGCGTGTAACCGACCTTGCAACCAAACGCAGCCTGATATGTGCGAGCATCGGTTGGGGCAGCATGCCCAGGCCGCTCGTCGAGGCGGACATTGCGTCCGGGCGGCTGGTCGTACTGCCCGTCGACCGCTGGGATGGCTTGGATCACCTTCCCAGCTTCGAGGTGGTAGTATCTCGAAATCGAGACCATCCACAGGGGCCCGCCAGTGCGTTCCTATTCCAAGCACTGGTGGACGGACGTGCATACCCCGACACCAATCAATAG
- a CDS encoding DoxX family protein has translation MDEGIAVQHARGSDGKILNIALWIAQAAIFVLFGMSALMKLTFPIPQLAGIMPWTGQLPTTFVRFIGVVDLAGSLGIILPSLTRIFPRVTVLAALGCTVLQILAICFHSWRGEFSSLPLNFVLLPLSVFVLWGRSSKAPIRSR, from the coding sequence ATGGATGAGGGAATAGCGGTCCAGCATGCGCGTGGATCGGACGGCAAGATTCTCAATATCGCCCTCTGGATAGCGCAAGCTGCCATCTTTGTTCTCTTCGGCATGTCGGCGCTCATGAAGCTGACTTTTCCCATCCCCCAACTGGCCGGCATAATGCCGTGGACCGGGCAGCTTCCGACGACCTTTGTGCGCTTCATCGGTGTCGTTGACCTGGCCGGGTCGCTCGGCATTATTCTTCCCTCGCTCACGCGAATTTTTCCGCGCGTAACGGTATTGGCTGCGCTGGGCTGTACGGTCCTGCAAATCCTCGCCATTTGCTTCCACAGCTGGCGCGGAGAATTCTCCTCGCTGCCTCTCAACTTCGTGCTGTTGCCGCTTTCAGTCTTCGTTCTTTGGGGCCGGTCGAGCAAAGCGCCCATTCGTTCACGCTGA
- a CDS encoding alpha/beta hydrolase: MSESELPRKSIRTGDYNTNFIESGAGEPLILIHGAGPGADARGNWKGSLPLFAAAGFRAMAYDMVGFGDSDAPDPARFDYGQNARFQQLLAFLDALGLESANIVGNSMGGATALGVAMRHPERLRKLVLMGSAGLSNPQPSPALMALAQYDFTVAGMKKVVEALTHPDFAAPPELISYRHALSMRPQLQAAFKALLDAGAARTGGGMYQDEDVARCKVETLVVNGKDDKVVPMSQGYRFIQLLENSTGYFIPHCGHWAMIERPRLFADVTSSFLKRS, translated from the coding sequence ATGAGCGAGTCCGAGCTGCCGCGGAAATCCATCCGAACTGGCGACTACAACACCAATTTCATTGAATCCGGAGCGGGTGAGCCGCTCATCCTGATCCACGGCGCGGGCCCCGGTGCCGACGCGCGCGGTAATTGGAAGGGATCGCTGCCGTTGTTCGCCGCAGCAGGCTTTAGGGCGATGGCCTACGATATGGTCGGCTTTGGCGATTCCGACGCGCCCGATCCCGCCCGCTTCGATTACGGCCAGAACGCGCGATTCCAGCAGCTCCTTGCGTTTCTTGATGCCCTTGGCCTTGAGAGTGCGAACATCGTCGGCAATTCAATGGGTGGCGCGACGGCCCTGGGCGTCGCGATGCGTCACCCTGAACGGCTTCGCAAGCTGGTACTGATGGGAAGCGCCGGCCTCAGCAATCCACAACCCTCTCCTGCATTGATGGCACTCGCACAATACGACTTCACTGTCGCGGGCATGAAGAAAGTGGTCGAGGCGCTGACCCACCCGGACTTTGCGGCGCCCCCGGAATTGATCTCCTATCGTCATGCCCTTTCGATGCGCCCGCAATTGCAAGCTGCCTTCAAGGCCCTCCTAGACGCTGGCGCCGCGAGGACTGGCGGCGGCATGTATCAGGACGAAGACGTCGCCCGCTGCAAGGTCGAGACATTGGTCGTCAACGGCAAGGACGACAAGGTCGTGCCGATGAGTCAGGGATACCGTTTCATCCAATTGCTTGAGAATTCGACCGGCTACTTCATACCGCACTGCGGCCATTGGGCCATGATCGAGCGCCCGCGTCTGTTCGCGGACGTGACATCGTCTTTCCTCAAGCGCTCCTGA
- a CDS encoding GntR family transcriptional regulator: MDSIPSVPAIGDVVYQRILDAIVNGTLLPGAQITEQALAERLNVSKTPVREALLRLRQHGLIEASGKRGYRVVLLSTEALRATMEIREALEIYLAVCAAERANEKQKGQIMATAQASLTAAEAGDFDAFHVQDREFHSAIAGAVSNSAMDEQVARCIVLIHTAVRRDLPPDGEEIVRCGQRHVQVAKAIFAGDARAASIEMMGHLRSFHAVVIEQREASLAARGMAAE; encoded by the coding sequence ATGGATTCCATTCCAAGCGTGCCGGCAATCGGAGACGTCGTGTACCAACGAATCTTGGACGCGATCGTGAACGGCACACTTTTGCCTGGGGCGCAGATCACCGAACAGGCGTTGGCCGAAAGGTTGAATGTCTCGAAGACTCCCGTTCGCGAGGCTCTCTTGCGACTCCGCCAACACGGGCTCATCGAAGCCAGCGGCAAGCGGGGATATCGTGTCGTCCTGCTCTCCACCGAAGCGTTGCGGGCAACGATGGAAATCCGCGAGGCGCTCGAAATTTATCTTGCGGTGTGTGCGGCTGAACGAGCTAACGAAAAGCAGAAGGGCCAAATTATGGCCACTGCCCAAGCGTCTCTGACCGCAGCTGAGGCAGGCGATTTTGATGCGTTCCATGTTCAGGATCGCGAATTTCACTCCGCGATTGCCGGGGCCGTCAGCAATTCTGCGATGGACGAGCAGGTCGCCCGCTGCATCGTCCTGATCCACACGGCGGTGCGTCGGGACCTGCCGCCGGATGGCGAAGAAATCGTGCGTTGCGGGCAACGTCATGTTCAAGTTGCGAAGGCGATTTTCGCTGGCGACGCGCGGGCCGCATCAATCGAAATGATGGGGCACCTTCGAAGCTTTCATGCAGTGGTGATCGAACAGCGTGAAGCCAGCTTGGCAGCGCGAGGCATGGCCGCGGAATAA
- a CDS encoding aromatic ring-hydroxylating dioxygenase subunit alpha, translating to MEDATQRSAKWKETDIRALFDEEGGTVDSRIYTDQDLYDLEMERLFGRSWLFLAHESQFKKTGDYFATYMGDDPVIVVRQQDGSIKAFLNQCRHRGMRICRNDGGNARAFTCPYHGWAYDIGGNLVNVPMEKEAYGAVDKRKWSATAVPRVEHHKGLIFGNWDVNAPSLADYLGEARFYMDAMLDRAEGGTEMIGGVIKWVVPCNWKLAAEQFCSDMYHVFITHASGFIAMAPPEAPAGGPGPVQEGLQFRASWGGHGSGLFIGAGGFEQMAMTAGVETAEYWCIDSAPEAERRLGRSRGREMNGAHMTVFPSLSFLAGTNAVRVWHPRGPNEIEIWAFTLVDAAAPDNVKEQVRLSGQRGFGPSGIFEQDDGENWVEVQRVLQGHQARKTRFNVQMGLGKGGIDDARFPGRLGYVYSENAARGFYAHWLRMMTEPNWSTLGPTQVKHAAE from the coding sequence ATGGAGGACGCAACGCAACGGTCGGCCAAGTGGAAAGAAACGGATATTAGGGCACTCTTCGATGAAGAAGGAGGCACGGTCGACTCCCGAATCTACACCGACCAGGATCTCTACGATCTCGAGATGGAGCGGTTATTCGGTCGCTCGTGGCTGTTCCTCGCCCACGAATCCCAATTCAAGAAAACGGGAGACTATTTCGCCACCTATATGGGCGACGATCCCGTCATAGTCGTCCGACAACAGGACGGCAGCATCAAGGCTTTTCTCAATCAATGCAGGCACCGCGGCATGCGCATCTGCCGCAACGATGGCGGGAATGCACGGGCATTTACGTGCCCCTACCACGGCTGGGCCTATGACATAGGCGGCAACCTGGTCAACGTGCCGATGGAGAAGGAAGCTTACGGCGCCGTCGACAAGCGCAAGTGGTCGGCCACGGCAGTGCCACGCGTGGAACACCACAAGGGACTGATCTTTGGCAACTGGGATGTAAACGCCCCGTCTCTTGCAGACTATCTTGGCGAGGCGCGCTTCTACATGGACGCGATGCTCGATCGTGCCGAAGGCGGCACTGAGATGATCGGGGGCGTCATCAAGTGGGTCGTTCCCTGCAATTGGAAGCTCGCGGCGGAGCAGTTCTGCAGCGACATGTATCACGTATTCATTACACATGCCTCCGGTTTCATCGCGATGGCGCCCCCGGAAGCTCCAGCTGGCGGGCCTGGTCCCGTGCAAGAAGGCCTACAGTTCCGTGCTTCGTGGGGCGGTCATGGGTCCGGTCTCTTTATTGGCGCCGGCGGCTTTGAGCAGATGGCCATGACCGCAGGTGTCGAAACCGCTGAGTATTGGTGTATCGACTCTGCGCCGGAAGCCGAGCGGCGGCTGGGGAGGTCGCGTGGTCGCGAGATGAACGGCGCGCATATGACGGTCTTTCCGTCACTGTCCTTCCTTGCCGGCACCAACGCGGTGCGCGTTTGGCACCCGCGCGGTCCCAACGAGATCGAGATATGGGCGTTTACGCTTGTTGATGCTGCCGCTCCGGACAATGTGAAGGAGCAAGTTCGCCTCAGTGGCCAACGTGGCTTTGGACCATCGGGCATCTTTGAACAAGATGACGGCGAGAATTGGGTCGAGGTTCAGCGCGTATTGCAAGGGCATCAGGCGCGCAAGACGCGCTTCAACGTACAGATGGGTCTTGGCAAAGGCGGGATCGACGACGCTCGCTTTCCGGGCCGTCTCGGCTATGTCTACTCCGAGAATGCGGCGCGTGGCTTCTATGCCCATTGGCTACGCATGATGACAGAACCGAATTGGTCGACCCTTGGCCCGACGCAGGTGAAGCATGCCGCAGAATAG
- a CDS encoding 3-phenylpropionate/cinnamic acid dioxygenase subunit beta, which translates to MPQNSPRAAGVELQPNSPQIVGVELQHEIEQFLYREAALLDNRRFEEWLDVLAEDIRYYMPLRTNRSRREQSLEYSSEHESSYFDEDKRMMNVRVKKLRSEFGWSEDPPSRTRHLVSNVQIEPNVDGESFAITAAVLVYRNRAERTVDIISGERRDVLRRANNALGFEIASRTFLIDQSTVLAYNISFFL; encoded by the coding sequence ATGCCGCAGAATAGCCCCCGAGCGGCCGGCGTCGAGTTGCAGCCGAACAGCCCGCAGATAGTTGGCGTCGAGTTGCAGCACGAAATCGAGCAATTCCTTTACCGTGAAGCGGCGCTTCTCGACAACCGGCGTTTCGAGGAGTGGTTGGACGTACTCGCCGAGGATATTCGCTATTACATGCCTCTTCGCACGAATCGTTCGCGGCGAGAACAGTCGCTTGAATACTCAAGCGAGCATGAGAGCAGCTATTTCGACGAGGACAAACGCATGATGAACGTGCGTGTCAAGAAGCTCCGATCGGAGTTCGGCTGGTCGGAGGATCCGCCGTCACGCACGCGGCACCTCGTCAGCAATGTCCAGATCGAACCAAATGTGGATGGCGAGTCATTCGCCATAACAGCGGCCGTCTTGGTGTATCGGAATCGTGCCGAGCGCACCGTCGATATCATATCGGGTGAAAGACGGGACGTTTTGCGTCGGGCAAACAATGCATTGGGCTTCGAGATCGCCTCCCGTACTTTCCTGATCGATCAGTCGACCGTGCTCGCATACAACATCAGCTTCTTCCTTTGA
- a CDS encoding bifunctional 3-phenylpropionate/cinnamic acid dioxygenase ferredoxin subunit, protein MAFTLVCTTSDIAAGEARRIDHEEPVALFNVDGTFLAVQDKCTHGDWSLAEGYVDGDVVECTLHMAKFCLRTGKVLGPPATRPLKVYPVRVEGNNVLVDLSAGASVI, encoded by the coding sequence ATGGCGTTTACGCTCGTCTGCACGACGTCCGACATTGCTGCAGGAGAGGCGCGCCGCATCGATCATGAGGAACCGGTAGCCCTCTTCAATGTCGATGGCACCTTCCTAGCAGTGCAGGACAAATGCACCCATGGCGATTGGTCGCTTGCGGAGGGATATGTCGATGGCGATGTCGTGGAGTGCACGCTCCACATGGCGAAGTTTTGCCTGAGGACTGGCAAGGTTCTCGGCCCGCCGGCAACACGCCCTCTCAAGGTCTATCCTGTGCGTGTCGAGGGAAACAATGTCCTGGTAGACCTTTCAGCGGGCGCCAGCGTCATATGA